The Phycisphaerae bacterium sequence AACCCCCCGTCGAGCCGTCCAGCGAGGGGAGCACCCCAGTTGACGCTGAGCAGAGGCACGAAGCGAAGGGCTTCGAGCATCTGGAGCGGCTTTCCCGGGAGTACGATTTCGACGACAGCGACCGACCGTTCGGACGCCGGGCCGGGCATGGCGATGGCGAACGCGACGCCAAAATGGATGCGATGGCCAATACGGCCAGCCGGGGTATCTCGCTCAACGAGTACCTTCGCCAGCAATGGGCTTTCGTCGAGCTCAGCGATCACCTGAAGCAGGCGGGCGAACTGATCATCAACTACATCGACGAAGACGGATATCTCAGAACGCCGCTGGAGCAAATCGCCGAGCAGCATGTGCCGCCTTTTTCACCGGCCGACATGGCCGAGGCCCTGAGCTGGGTCCAGACCCTCGATCCGCCGGGCATCGCGGCGAGGGACCTGCGCGAGTGTCTCTTGCTGCAACTGGACAATCTGGAAGGCAACCACGAACTCGAACGCATCCTGGTCGAACGGCATCTGACCGACATCGAAAAGAACAGATATCCGGAGGTTGCCAAGGCCACCGGCCGAAGTATCGAAGATATCAAGCAGGCGGTGCGAAACCTTGGGCGGCTTTACCCTCGGCCCGGCGCGCTCGTCGTCGATCGCGACGTTCCGCCCATCACGCCCGACGTCATCGTGGACTACTCCGAAGAAACCGGCGGCTACCGCGTGCGGCTCGCCAGAGGTAACAGTCCGAAACTCCGAATCTCCGAGACCTACCGCCGTATGCTGGCGGACCAGAACAACGACAAAGACACGCGGGATTTCATTCGCAAGAACCTCGAATCGGCCGGGGCTTTGATCGATGCGATTCAGTATCGTCGAAACCGCTTGCAGGAGGTGTCTGAGGAGATTGTTGATCGCCAGAAGGATTTCTTCGAGATGGGGCCGGCGGGGCTCAAAGTCATGCGGATGAGCGATCTGGCCGAGAAACTCGGGTGCGATCCTTCGACCATCAGCCGCACCGTGGCCGACAAATACATGCAGACGCCCCGTGGCATCTTTCCCTTAAGGTGTTTCTTCACCGGCGGCATCGAGACACAGACCGGTGAGGAGACGAGTTGGGACAGCGTGCGCGCCCGCGTCAAAGAAATCGTCGACAAAGAAGACAAGAACCAGCCCCTTAGCGACGACGCCATCGCGGCCAAGCTTCAGGCGGAGGGAATCACCGTGTCTCGCAGAACCATCGCCAAGTATCGTCAGCAACTCCGTATTCCCACGGCACGTCAGCGAAAACAGTTCTGATCGCGGCTCTTTCAATCATGGAAACGCCCTGACGCACATGAGGCATACCGGCGACGGTGTTGCCAGCACGCGACCCGTCGGCGCGAGCAAGCCCGTCTGCGGATTGATCGCGAATTCGACGACGTTGTTCGATTTCTGGTTGGCCGCCAGGAGCCACCTGCCCGAAGAGTCGACGGCGAAGTTGCGCGGCCAGTTCCCGTGCGTGGGTTCGTGGCCTACGGCGGACAATCGGCCGTTATCGGAGTCGATTGCGAAGATAGCGATGCTGTCATGACCCCGATTCGACCCATAGAGAAATCTGCCGTTGGGATGGACGTGGATGTCGGCCGTGAAATTCTCGCCGGCGAAGCCTTCGGGCAGCGTCGGGATCGTCTGCAGCTCCTTGAGGACCCCTCGCTCGGCGTCATATGAGAAAGCGGTGATCGTCGAGGCCAATTCGTTGATCACATAGGCAAAGCGACCTGTCGGGTGGAACGTAAAGTGTCGCGGTCCGGAGCCCGGCGCGATTTGAGCAAAGGGCGGATCGTTGGCGACCAGCGATCCTTCATTTGCCGTGAACCGGTAGACGAAGACCTTGTCTGCCCCCAAATCAGCGGCGAATGCGAACCGCCCGGCCCGGTCCAGGTTGATCGAATGTGCGTGAGGGCTTTGTTGACGCTTGGCGTTGGGGCCGGATCCGATGTGCTGGATGATTGAGGTCGGTTCACCCAGTCGGCCCTCGTTGTCGATCGGCAACGAGGCCACGGTCCCGGTGGTATAGTTGGCGGTCAGCACGCACTTGCCGGTGGGATCGACGGTGACGTGGCAGGGTCCCTGGCCGCCGGAGGGTTGCTGGTTCAGCAATGTCAGCTTGCCGGTCCGGGCATCGATGGCAAAGGCGCTGACTGCGCCGGCCTTCTTGCCCTGAAACTCATTCAACTCGCCGACGGCATACAGAAAGCGGCGGTTTGGGTGCAGCGCCAGGAAGGACGGGCTGGCCACCTCTGCGGCCAGGCCCATAGGCTTGATCTCACCGGATCGCATGTCGAGTTCGAGCAGGTAGATACCCTTGCTGCCGGTGGCGGGCGAGGTGTATGTGCCGACATAGACCCAGTAGCTTTTCGCGTCGGGCAGGTTTGTGCTGTTCTCCGGTGCAGTTGTAGCTGAGGCAACTCCGCCGGTTTCGCCCATGGCAGACAACACGTGAAGGGGCACGATAATGAGCTGCGTCAATACAGATCGTGTGCTTAACATGATCGACCTCACATTTCGGAAGATGCGAGGGCGATAATATCCCGAATGGGACGGAACAGCAAAGCGACGCGGCATTCCAAATGAACGTTTCGCCACCGCAAGGGTTTCACGCCGCCCAGTGGGATTGGCAAGAGCGTTTTTTTGATGGTCTTTTCCGTCGTAACTAATACGCACGTTGCGCGTATGTTTCTGTCTTCCCGTGCGCTTTGGTTGCGGCCGGTAAAAAGACGGTCTGCCGTGGATTCTCACCACGCAACATGCGCGAAAAACCTACACCCGTCGCGACGGAAGGGACTGATTTCAGGTGCGCACAGCGCTCTCCGAGATTACCTGTTTCTGGGTCGGCTCTGTGCTCCCGCGCGTCTGCGTCCGCTCTCCCATTTCGGCGACGCCAACTGCCTATTCCATTCCTCGTAGACGCCACGGAGGGTGCTGACCCGTTCTGGCTCCTTGGCGGCGAGGTCACTCTGTTCGCTGACGTCATCCTTGAGATTGAAGAGCATCGGACTCTGGTCCTTGCCCGCCTTCAGCAGTTTCCAGTCGCCGCTGCGGACCGCCCATTGATTGCCGAATCGCCAGAAGAGGGTTTCGTGCGGGCGCTCCGTCTTTTCGCCCTTGAGGTAGGGGAGCAGATTGACGCCATCGAGCCTGGCGTCGGCGGCAGGCTCCACCCCGGCCGCGGCCAGAATGGTCGGGTGGATGTCCAGCGAGATGACCGGATGGTCATAAACTTTGCCCGCGGGCAGACGGCCCTTCCAACTCACCATGAACGGCACGCGTATGCCGCCCTCGAAGACATCGCCCTTGAATCCCCGCAACGGTTTGTTGCTGGATGTGGTCTGTCGGGTCGGGCCGCCGTTGTCGCTCAGGTAGAATACCAGGGTATTCTCTTCGACGCCGCTGTCTCGCAGCTTGGTCATGATTTCGCCGACGGCGTCGTCCAAGGCCGAGACCATCGCCGCGTGAATCCGACGAGTCTCGTCGCTGATGCCGTCCAATCGCTTCAGATACTTGTCCGTGGCCTGCAGCGGCGCGTGAACGGCGTTGAACGGCACGTAGAGGAAGAAGGTCTCGTTCTTGTGCCGATCGATGAACGCCAGCGCCTCCCGCTTGAAGGCATCGGTGAGGTATTCCTTCTCATCGACCTGCTCCTGGCCACGTAAGATTGGAGCAGCAGCTCCTCCGTCGCGGGAAAGGTATTGATGAGCACCGGCCAGGAAGCCGAAAAACTCGTCGAAACCGCGCTGCGGCGGCTGCATGTCGTCCTTGAAGCCCAGGTGCCACTTGCCGACCATCCCGGTGACATAGCCGGCGGGCTTGAGGCGCTCGGCAATCGTCTTTTCAGACAACGGCAAACCGAAACGATCGGACGCCTGGCCCTCAGGTCCGGGGTTGAACTCGAACCCGAACCGCTGCTGGTAACGGCCGGTCATCAGGCCGGCCCGCGTCGGGGCGCACACCGGACACGAGACGTATCCGTTCGTGAACCGGACGCCCCCACGAGCAAAAGCGTCCATGTTCGGAGTCGGGATGTCCTCGCAGCCCTGAATGCCGATATCGTTGTATCCCTGATCGTCTGAGACGATCAGCACGATGTTCGGCCGCTTCACGGCCTTGCCGGCGGGCTCGGCTTGGGCAGCCTGAGTTGCGGCAACGGGCATGACGACACTCAATGCGGTCAGCCAGATGGTCGATGCTCTGTCGGCAGTTGTCATTGACGGTCTCCTGTGCGGGCCAATCGAAGATTCGATGGCCAAACCGGGCTCGAATTCTCGGCTCTTGACACATTCGCTCCAGATATCCGCCCCTCGGTCATCGTCGTCCGCTCTCACGGGCGTGTCAAGGAGGCTTGGGGCAGGTCGGCACCCTGAGCAGACATCGGTATTCACCGAGCTGCATGGCTGTTGGAGGCGTAGCCGTCCGACTTACCCGAGGGCCGGGCCGTGCGGCATTCGATCATCGCGACCTTGCCCCCGCCGCGGCGGGAATAGGCCACCCGTCGTCTTCTGTTCGGAAGAACGGACTGCCAGTTTGTTTGGTGAACCGATGATCGCTCTCCTGCCTGGATGAAGCACGTGGGGCACCCGACAAGTCAGATGAAAAGACCGGGGTCAACGTTGAACCGCTCGGCCAACAAACGAATGTGGTTCTTGCTGAGTTCCCTTTGGCCGCGCAGAATCTTGGATCCGAGTGAGCGATTCCCCAGCAGCTCGCCCAACTGGGAGGCGTTCATATCGCTGCTGTCGAGCAGATGCTTGAGCACCTGGATCGGGGGCAGGTCAGCCACCTCGATGGCGTGATGGTCATTCTCGTAGGCTTCGACCAAAACGGAAAGCGTCTCGAAATACTGCTCCTGCCCCTTTGTCAGGCGGGGCAGGGAGGTAAGGCGGTCGAGCATCTCAATCATGCTTTCGTAATCGATCTCATCACGGATGGCCCGAGGGGCCAGCAACGCCACCAGGTCTTCAAACCGGCCCGGCAGCTTGCGGGGAGATCGAGATATTGTAGTTCGAGGCATATCGTCATCCTCCACGGCGATCACAGTTGCTTCTTCCACTTGTCCTTGCTGTGCTCGGCATGGGTCAACACCATCTTGATATAGATCTGCTGACCGGGATACCAGATGCTCGTGATCAGCCGGAACTTGTTGCCTCCGATGTTGAACACCGTCATCGTTGCTCCGCTGCCCGCTGTCACGGCGTCAGCTTTCGGGTAGGTCTTGCGGACGTCCTGGAGGCTGTGCCATTGGGCCTTTCGAGCAATCTTGTACCACTCCCGAAGCGGCGTCTCGGCATCCGGGTGCTCTTTCCAGAACTCCCGCAGTCGCCGAATGCTGATCACGCGTCTCATGAGTACATTATGTACCCTGGCCAGGAAAAGTCAACCCGATTGCGTGCATAATGTGTATCGGCATCC is a genomic window containing:
- a CDS encoding type II toxin-antitoxin system HigB family toxin, whose translation is MRRVISIRRLREFWKEHPDAETPLREWYKIARKAQWHSLQDVRKTYPKADAVTAGSGATMTVFNIGGNKFRLITSIWYPGQQIYIKMVLTHAEHSKDKWKKQL
- the rpoN gene encoding RNA polymerase factor sigma-54 — encoded protein: MSQFMSQSLSLGLRQEQRLTPQLIQSMNILQLPILALEAKIQEEMERNPALEEVDLAPPGDLDGQPPVEPSSEGSTPVDAEQRHEAKGFEHLERLSREYDFDDSDRPFGRRAGHGDGERDAKMDAMANTASRGISLNEYLRQQWAFVELSDHLKQAGELIINYIDEDGYLRTPLEQIAEQHVPPFSPADMAEALSWVQTLDPPGIAARDLRECLLLQLDNLEGNHELERILVERHLTDIEKNRYPEVAKATGRSIEDIKQAVRNLGRLYPRPGALVVDRDVPPITPDVIVDYSEETGGYRVRLARGNSPKLRISETYRRMLADQNNDKDTRDFIRKNLESAGALIDAIQYRRNRLQEVSEEIVDRQKDFFEMGPAGLKVMRMSDLAEKLGCDPSTISRTVADKYMQTPRGIFPLRCFFTGGIETQTGEETSWDSVRARVKEIVDKEDKNQPLSDDAIAAKLQAEGITVSRRTIAKYRQQLRIPTARQRKQF
- a CDS encoding sulfatase, which translates into the protein MTTADRASTIWLTALSVVMPVAATQAAQAEPAGKAVKRPNIVLIVSDDQGYNDIGIQGCEDIPTPNMDAFARGGVRFTNGYVSCPVCAPTRAGLMTGRYQQRFGFEFNPGPEGQASDRFGLPLSEKTIAERLKPAGYVTGMVGKWHLGFKDDMQPPQRGFDEFFGFLAGAHQYLSRDGGAAAPILRGQEQVDEKEYLTDAFKREALAFIDRHKNETFFLYVPFNAVHAPLQATDKYLKRLDGISDETRRIHAAMVSALDDAVGEIMTKLRDSGVEENTLVFYLSDNGGPTRQTTSSNKPLRGFKGDVFEGGIRVPFMVSWKGRLPAGKVYDHPVISLDIHPTILAAAGVEPAADARLDGVNLLPYLKGEKTERPHETLFWRFGNQWAVRSGDWKLLKAGKDQSPMLFNLKDDVSEQSDLAAKEPERVSTLRGVYEEWNRQLASPKWESGRRRAGAQSRPRNR
- a CDS encoding lactonase family protein, whose product is MLSTRSVLTQLIIVPLHVLSAMGETGGVASATTAPENSTNLPDAKSYWVYVGTYTSPATGSKGIYLLELDMRSGEIKPMGLAAEVASPSFLALHPNRRFLYAVGELNEFQGKKAGAVSAFAIDARTGKLTLLNQQPSGGQGPCHVTVDPTGKCVLTANYTTGTVASLPIDNEGRLGEPTSIIQHIGSGPNAKRQQSPHAHSINLDRAGRFAFAADLGADKVFVYRFTANEGSLVANDPPFAQIAPGSGPRHFTFHPTGRFAYVINELASTITAFSYDAERGVLKELQTIPTLPEGFAGENFTADIHVHPNGRFLYGSNRGHDSIAIFAIDSDNGRLSAVGHEPTHGNWPRNFAVDSSGRWLLAANQKSNNVVEFAINPQTGLLAPTGRVLATPSPVCLMCVRAFP
- a CDS encoding transcriptional regulator → MPRTTISRSPRKLPGRFEDLVALLAPRAIRDEIDYESMIEMLDRLTSLPRLTKGQEQYFETLSVLVEAYENDHHAIEVADLPPIQVLKHLLDSSDMNASQLGELLGNRSLGSKILRGQRELSKNHIRLLAERFNVDPGLFI